A section of the Schistosoma haematobium chromosome ZW, whole genome shotgun sequence genome encodes:
- a CDS encoding hypothetical protein (EggNog:ENOG41KOG0017~COG:C) translates to MTEFSTIFQPVLGQCTAMKATLRLKPGAKPVFRPKRPVPYAALSKVDEKLNRLRLQGVITPVSYSAWAAPIVVIKKANGTIRICADFSTGLNAAIEQHHYPLPVPADLLTMLNGGKFFAKLDLANAYLQVSG, encoded by the coding sequence ATGACGGAGTTTTCAACCATTTTCCAGCCTGTATTGGGTCAGTGCACTGCTATGAAAGCAACACTTCGGTTGAAACCTGGAGCTAAACCTGTCTTCCGTCCAAAAAGACCAGTGCCGTACGCAGCATTATCGAAAGTTGATGAAAAACTTAACCGCCTTCGACTACAGGGAGTTATTACACCTGTTTCTTATTCCGCCTGGGCAGCACCTATTGTGGTTATTAAGAAGGCTAATGGCACAATCCGAATATGCGCAGATTTTTCCACAGGTCTTAACGCAGCTATCGAACAGCATCACTACCCACTGCCAGTCCCTGCAGATTTGCTTACGATGTTAAATGGTGGGAAGTTCTTTGCAAAGCTGGATCTCGCTAATGCCTATCTACAAGTGAGTGGCTGA